The following proteins are encoded in a genomic region of Alnus glutinosa chromosome 8, dhAlnGlut1.1, whole genome shotgun sequence:
- the LOC133876546 gene encoding uncharacterized protein LOC133876546: MGIWGYIRSTSVSLKRNTPDLTAVKVWCSSSYDFGLAAGSKINNVRINATQTLSQYMSDEETRSRIGQLAADLVKNAAFYGCQEGLKSVPGGTLFYKAVLRSIRGEKKVDQGHELEFKALKAEVAELKEIFKSAGLERAEKHQPCADLKSTVYKKPEDRYVIRAFGPFE; this comes from the exons atggggatTTGGGGTTACATTCGCTCAACAAGTGTGTCACTGAAACGGAACACACCAGATCTGACGGCGGTTAAGGTCTGGTGCTCGAGCTCTTATGATTTCGGCTTGGCTGCCGGTTCGAAGATCAACAACGTTAGGATCAACGCCACCCAGACGCTGAGCCAGTACATGTCGGACGAGGAAACCCGGTCCAGGATCGGCCAGCTCGCAGCCGATTTGGTAAAAAACGCCGCCTTTTATGGCTGCCAGGAGGGTCTCAAGAGCGTCCCAG GTGGAACATTGTTTTATAAGGCTGTCTTGCGATCAATTCGTGGCGAAAAGAAGGTTGATCAGGGTCATGAACTGGAGTTCAAGGCATTGAAAGCCGAGGTAGCCGAACTGAAGGAAATCTTTAAGTCTGCAGGTCTTGAGAGAGCAGAGAAGCATCAGCCTTGTGCAGATCTGAAGTCGACCGTTTATAAAAAACCAGAAGATCGATATGTGATAAGAGCCTTTGGCCCGTTCGAATGA